A stretch of DNA from Methanobrevibacter gottschalkii DSM 11977:
GGATATACTATGAAAAACCACACAAAATAAATATGAATTCACGAATGATCTTATTATTCACAAACAATAAAAAAACAGTAGAGTGTTCACCAAAAGTAATTTTTTCGATACAAATTTTTCTTTGTTTTTGAATTGAAGTATTTTTAATTAGTTTTAAAAATTAATTTTAGATTTTTGGCGGACACCTAGTAATATAAAAGAAAATTCACATGATAACAAGCTTAAAAAATATATACTGGACTGGCTCTTTCTATGATAATTATTAATAGTTTAAAAAATATATTATATATTTAATACATGATAGGGGATAATAATGAAGAAAATTATTACATATGGAACATTTGATTTATTCCATAAAGGACATTATAACATATTAAAAAGAGCTAAGATGTACGGTGATTACTTAATTGTAGGAGTCACTGGAGAAAATTATGATATAGGTCGTGGAAAATTAAATGTTAATGATTCTCTTGCAACAAGAATTGAAAATGTTCAAAAAACTGGTTTTGCAGATGAAATAATTGTTGAAGAATATCTTGGACAAAAAATTGGCGATATAATAAAATATGATATTGATTCTTTTGTAATTGGTGATGATTGGAAAGGAAAATTTGATCATTTATCTAAATATTGTAATATGATTTATCTTGAGCGAACTAAAGGTATCTCAAGTACACAAATCCGTGAAGAAACATTTAATCAATATACTATAGGTATTGTTTGTGATTTTGTTGACGATAATCAAATTATCAATGAAGCAAAATTGGTTAATGGATTTGAAGTAAAAAATATTTTTTGTGAAGATGAAGAAATTAAAAATAAATTTCAAGAGAAATATCATTTAGAAAATTCATGTGAAGAATTTTCAGAATTGTTAGAATTATCCGATATTATTTATGTTCGTTGCAATATCTCCAAAAGATTCAATTATATTCAAAAAGCTTTAAATGCAGGTAAACATGTGATATATGACCCACCTGCAACATTTAATTATAATGAATTAGATGAACTAATACACTTAGCAGAACAAAAAAATGTAATTTTAATGGAAAATATTAAAATGGTGCATATTTATGTATTTAATCAATTGTTATGGATGACACAAGGTGGACTAATTGGAGATATATTAAGTTTTAACTGTTCAATTTCTAAAATTGATATAAATCGTCCTAATTTATTTTATGATTTAAGTGTTTATACATTATTACCTATGTTAAAAATCATGGGTCAAGATTATGAAAAGTATGATTTCATTGTAAAAAAAGATGGAGAAGATATTGAATTTGCATCAATGAATTTTGTTTATTCTAATGGAAGATCAATTATTAATGTTGGAAATAAAATTCGTGTTGATAATCAATTAGAGATTATCGGGACTGAAGGAACTATTAGGATGAAAGGCGAATGGTGGAGAAGTAGGAACTTTGAAATTCATTATCCAGAGTCACAGGAAATACAGTTATATAATACAAATTTTGAAGGAAATGGATTTAAATATCTATTACGTGAGTTATCCAGAATGTTAGATAATAATCGTATTGATACTAGAAGTATTTTTAAAGATGAATCTTTAAAAATTGTTAAAATTTTAGAACAAGTTAAAAAAATTGAGAACAATAATGGAGATTGAATATGAAACATTTATTTACTATTGGACCAGTTGAAATGTATCCGGAAACATTAAAAATTGGTGGAAAACAAGTACCTTATTTTAGAAATGATGAATTTTCTAATATCATATTATCTATTAATAAAGGATTAAAAAAATTATTATTTAATAAAAATGGTGAAATAATCTTACTAACATCTTCAGGAACAGGTGCTATGGAAGCAACAATTATGAACTGCTTTACAAAAGAAGATAATTTAATAATTATTAATGGAGGTTCATTTGGTCATCGTTTTACTCAAATATGTGATGTACATGGGATTCCATATGAATCTGTTAATATTATTTTTGGTGAAACATTAACTAGAGAAATGATTGAAGATAAATTAAATAATGGTAAATTTACTGGTTTGCTTGTAAATTTAGATGAAACATCAAATGGTCAATTATATGATATAAAAATGTTATCTGATGTTTGTAAAAAAAATAATTTAGTTTTTGTTGTTGATGCCATTAGTGCTTTTTTAGCCGATGAAGTAAATATGGATAAATATTCTATTGATGCTGTTATTTTAAGTTCTCAAAAAGCTTTATCATTAGCTCCAGGTTTATCAATAGTAGCTTTAAGTGAAAAAATGTTAAAAAGAGTAGAAGTTATTGATTCAGAATCCATCTATTTTGATTTTAAAGATTATTTAAAAAATGCTGAACGTGGACAAACACCTTTTACTCCAGCTGTACGAGTTATTATTGAGCTTGAAGATATGATTAAACGCTTAGAAAAAAAAGGCATATATAACATTATAAAACATACAAATGATATTGCTTCTTACTTTAGAAAAAGAGTTAATGAAATTGGACTTGAATATCCTTCATATCCACTGTCTAATGCAGTTACACCTATAATTTTCCCAAAAAATAATGCTGACTTAGTATATAAAAGATTAATTGAAGATTATGGATTTGTTGTTAATCCAAGTGGTGGTAACTTTGCTAAATCAATGTTTCGTGTTTCACATGTTGGAAACCAATCTATTGAAGATTGTGAAGAATTAATTTTAGCAATATCTGAAATAATCAAAAAATTATAATGGAGAGAGTTAATTGAGTAATATGAACTCCATACAGAAAAATTTATTTCAATTACTTGTTGAATTTGATGAAATTTGTAAAAAGTATGATATCAAATATCTTTTAGCAGCTGGTGCTTCATTAGGTGCAGTTAGAAATCATAGATTTATGCCATGGGATGATGATATTGATTTATATATTACAAGGGAGAATTGGAATAAATTAAGACATATTTTAGAAACAGAAAAAGATGTTCTTCCTAATGGCCGTTCTTTTGTTTATAAAGAAAATACTCCATATTATTCCAATCCACTTCCAAGATATATCAATGATACCACAACAACAATGTACAGAAACCAAGCATTAGCTGGAAAAGCATGTGGACAACATTTAGAAATATTTATTTTTGATCCTATTCCTCGTGGCGAGAAAGAAAAACAAAAATACCTTGATTTATTACATGTTTATACAGAATTACTTTCACCTTATTTTATAGTAAATAAACATGCTACTTATGAAGATTGGGAAAAACATTACAAGCTCTATAAAAAGTATTGTGATAGAATAGATAAAGAAGGTGAAGAAAAAGTATTGAACGAACTTGAAAATACATTGCAGCAATACTCAATTGAAGATTGTGATGAATATTGTATGTGTTGGGGAACAAAAGATTATATTTATGATAAAGAACTTTTCCAGGAAGGACAAATGGGACTGTTTGAAGGTAAAGAATTTCCGATTGGTAAACATCCAGAAGGTATTCTTAGAATTGCTTATGGTGATAGTTGGATGTATATTCCTGAAATTGATGAACAAATTGTTCATGGTGGAATAAAATATGATAATATCTCTTTCAAAGAATATACTGATAAATATCTTCATAAAATAAATCGTGATTCTGCATTTGAAAAATTTAAGATTAATAAACGAAATAATGTAGATTTATATAATGTTCGTGAAAAAGTACGAATGTTAATTGCAAAAGAAAAAGTCCAAGTTGGATGCATGCATTTCAAAAATAATTTAAAAGAAAATGAAGAGTTATTGCGTTCATTATTAGAAAATGGAGATTATTTAGAATTATCTGAACGATTTGAGGAATATTCAATTTTGCAATCAATGAATGAAGTGCAAAAATTTAAAATTTTTGTTCCAATTACAGATAAAAATCTTGCAACATTTTTATTAAATTTATTGAAACAAGGAAAATATTATCAAATAAATAAATATTTAAATATTCGTAAATTAAATGAATCTCCACTTACTAAAGAGTTAATAACTATTGAAAATGAAGTTGAATTTTGTAGGAAATTATCAATAGCTCGATATGATAATAAAGATGAAGAATTAGTTCAAAGTATCATTGATAAATATGACGGCATATTCTCAGATTTATTAGATATTTATAGAGCAAAATTATGGATTAAAGAAATTAATGCAAAATCTAGTAAAGATTATAAAGATATTAATAATTTATGTAATGAAATATTAAAAAAATATCCATTTGATGGAGAGACAATGGCTATACAAGCAAAAGCTAAATCTGAATTAGGCCAGGAAAATGAATCATTAGAACTTTATAAAAAATCTATTTTAAATACTAGAAATGGATTAATATGGCAAAAAGTTGAAGACGAAAGTGGAATTAGCCGTATGGAAATGGAACGTGAATTAATTGAGGAGGAAAATTAATGAAATCAAAACAAGATATTCAATTAGAATTACTTCAAGAAATTGATGATATATGTTCTAAAAATGATTTAAAATATATATTTGTCGGAAAAAATGCTTTTAATGCTTATGTTAATCATACAATAAAAAATAATAATGCTCACGTTTCAGTTGCTATGACATTAGGGGATATTAATCGTTTTTGCAATATTATTGAAAAACAAAATAATCCTAATCGTTATGTTGAAAGTATGTTTACCAATCCAAAATATATTCCATTGTATATATCTTATGGTAATGAAAATACAACTGATTACCATATGATTATCTTAAATAATAATCTCCATCATGGAATCAATATTCGTATTTATCCAATCATCAAATCCGTTACATTAGATGATGAAAAAATTAAGATAATGGATTCTAAAATATATAAAGAATATAAATTTCGTAAATTTTTAAATAAGAAGATTATAAACAAAAAATTCTTGCCTATAAAAATAGGTATCTCATTATTAAATAATATCTACAATATTTCTGGTTTTAGAAAAAAATATCCTGATAAAATTTTTAATAAAATATACATTGATAATTGGGATGATATTCAAAACTATTCCAAAGTAAGAATTGGAAAAAAAATAATTAATTCAGAATATTTTAAAGAACTTACAAGATACAAAGTGGACAATATAGAATTAAATTATCCTAAAGATACAGATAACTATTTTAAACAAATTTACGGTAGAAATATAGAAAATGTAAATGTTGTGCTTAAACCAGAAAGAAAAAATGCAATTGTTGATACTGAAATAGGTTACAAAAAGATTATTAATGAAACAAAAGATTTATTAGATGAAATTCGGTCTACTCATGAAGAATTGGTTTGGGGGAGATTTAAAGTTCGCAGAGAAAAAAAATGTGTTGATGATGTTTGGAAATTAGTTAAAATGACTAATTCTCAAATTAAATATATTGACTTTTTTGAAGAAAATATCGATTATTTATTAAGTTTGGATTTAAATGATAAATCTCAATTTGAAGAAATGGAAATTATTTTAAATCCAATTATTAAAAAATTACAAAAGTATGCTAATAAAGGTATGACCTTTTCTATTGATGAAAAAACTGATTCATTAATTAGAAAATTTTTATTATTAAAAAACAATGAAAAATTAATTAATAAAATAGACGAAATTAACAAACTTAAATATTTCGTTGAATAATTTGAATATTAATTGTTAGATAAATAATTCAAAGTGATAATATTATTAATATTCATAATATATACACAAAAGAATAAACTTATTAAAGCATATGAAGAAAATAATATCGAAGTATTATGAATAAATGTCTTGCTTTAAACTATTCTTATTCAACATGTGAATATTTAAGAAAAAAACAGATATTAACTAAAAAAATTGATAAATTCAGAATTAATATTTAATTAATAAATAAAGATAGTGAATAGAGTTATATGATAATCGAATGTACAAATGACAATATTAAAACTGTATTTAATTATATTGGGGAAGATTATGGAAAATGTTTATATATTTTCATCGATTTAAAAAAATATGGTTTGGATGATGATAATTTTAATGTTTGGATTCAGTATAATAATGATAAAATTTGTGCCATAATTAGTGAATACTATAATGGAATCCAGATTTATAGTAAATTTGAAGATCTCATAATTGAAGAAATCGTCAAATTTATTAAACAAAAAGATGTTAAAACATTATTTTCAATTAAACCAATTATTAATAAAATTAATGAATTTTTACCCAATTATAAACAAGAAACTGGAATAGTTGGTGAGTTAAAAAAATTGATTTTTGAACCAAATGTCCATGCATATTCAGCACCAATATCTGAATTAGAAGAAATTGTCAAATTAGTTTCAGAAGATGAAAATATTGGAAAACCCTATGGATATGATTCATTATTTTCACAGTATTATGAAAGAAAAACCAGTAATTTTGGTCGTAATTTTGTTTTACGTGATAAAATTAATAATGAAATTATCTGTCATGCTGGTACCTATGCTGAACTTCCAGAATTTGCAGTGATAGGTGGTGTGATTACTTCAAAACAATACCGAGGAAAAGGATTTTCTAAAGGAACATTATCTGCTCTTTGTCATCAATTAAAATCTGAAAATAAACGTGTTTTTTCATACTATTACATTCCATCTGCAACAAAAATGCACACTTCTGTTGGATTTAAAAAAATAGAAGAATGGTCTAAATTATCAAAAATTGATTAATAAATTTAGTTAAATAAATAGTTATTTAACATACCAAAATTATATAATTAATGCTATAAATGAAAAAATATCCTTAAAAAATAGGTATTGTAAACTGAAATTTGAAAAATAAATAAAATAAATATTATTTAAAAAATAACTTCATTAAACTAAAAAGATAATATTTTTATAATTACAGATAAAAATTAATATTTAATAATAAAAAAGATATCTAGGGATTAAAATGTATAAAAAAATTCTATTGCCAACTGACGGATCAGGGTATGCAGATCAGGAAATTGACAGAGTAACCAGATTAATAAATGAAGATGGTGAAATAATAATTTTATCTGTTGCTCCCAAATTATCAACCAGCGCTTTTCAAAGAAGAAAAGACATTGAACAACTTAATAAGACATTTTTTGAAGAAGCGGAAGATGTTGTTGAAAAAATGAAAAATAAGTTTCCTGAAAATTACAATATTAAAACCATTACAAAATATGGTTTTCCAGCTGAAACAATTACCAATACTGCTAAAGAAGAAGGTGCTGAGTTAATTGTAATTTCTGCTTCAGGAAAAAGTGGAATTCATCAATTTGTAATCGGAAGTGTAGCTGAAAAAGTTCTTAAACTTTCAGAAATTGATGTATTATTAGTTCACAACAAATAAGGGGATATAAATGGATTTAAAAAAGATTGCAATTGTAGTTAGCATACTTCTTATAATAGCTATTGGATCTTTTGCATACATCTCTTTAAACACACAAGAAACAAAAGTTGACATAATTACTCAAAACACTATACACAATGGAGACATTATTACAGTTCAACTTAAAGATTTATATAGAAACGGAATTCCAAATCAGGCTATTGATTTGAAAATTTTAGATGACTCCGGATGGGCTCATAACTATAATGCAACTACAGATGAACTTGGAATCGGTCAAATACAAATACTAGGCCTTGAAAATGGAAATTATACTGCTCATGCAAAATTCAATGGAACTTTATTTTTAAAAGAATCTGCAAATCATGTTTCATTCGAAGTGACAGACGGATATTTCTGATTGGAGTTCACACTCCATTTTTATCTTTTTTTAATATAGTTTACCCCACCTAAAACATTCAGTTAAA
This window harbors:
- a CDS encoding Gfo/Idh/MocA family oxidoreductase, with translation MKKIITYGTFDLFHKGHYNILKRAKMYGDYLIVGVTGENYDIGRGKLNVNDSLATRIENVQKTGFADEIIVEEYLGQKIGDIIKYDIDSFVIGDDWKGKFDHLSKYCNMIYLERTKGISSTQIREETFNQYTIGIVCDFVDDNQIINEAKLVNGFEVKNIFCEDEEIKNKFQEKYHLENSCEEFSELLELSDIIYVRCNISKRFNYIQKALNAGKHVIYDPPATFNYNELDELIHLAEQKNVILMENIKMVHIYVFNQLLWMTQGGLIGDILSFNCSISKIDINRPNLFYDLSVYTLLPMLKIMGQDYEKYDFIVKKDGEDIEFASMNFVYSNGRSIINVGNKIRVDNQLEIIGTEGTIRMKGEWWRSRNFEIHYPESQEIQLYNTNFEGNGFKYLLRELSRMLDNNRIDTRSIFKDESLKIVKILEQVKKIENNNGD
- a CDS encoding pyridoxal-phosphate-dependent aminotransferase family protein, whose product is MKHLFTIGPVEMYPETLKIGGKQVPYFRNDEFSNIILSINKGLKKLLFNKNGEIILLTSSGTGAMEATIMNCFTKEDNLIIINGGSFGHRFTQICDVHGIPYESVNIIFGETLTREMIEDKLNNGKFTGLLVNLDETSNGQLYDIKMLSDVCKKNNLVFVVDAISAFLADEVNMDKYSIDAVILSSQKALSLAPGLSIVALSEKMLKRVEVIDSESIYFDFKDYLKNAERGQTPFTPAVRVIIELEDMIKRLEKKGIYNIIKHTNDIASYFRKRVNEIGLEYPSYPLSNAVTPIIFPKNNADLVYKRLIEDYGFVVNPSGGNFAKSMFRVSHVGNQSIEDCEELILAISEIIKKL
- a CDS encoding LicD family protein, with translation MNSIQKNLFQLLVEFDEICKKYDIKYLLAAGASLGAVRNHRFMPWDDDIDLYITRENWNKLRHILETEKDVLPNGRSFVYKENTPYYSNPLPRYINDTTTTMYRNQALAGKACGQHLEIFIFDPIPRGEKEKQKYLDLLHVYTELLSPYFIVNKHATYEDWEKHYKLYKKYCDRIDKEGEEKVLNELENTLQQYSIEDCDEYCMCWGTKDYIYDKELFQEGQMGLFEGKEFPIGKHPEGILRIAYGDSWMYIPEIDEQIVHGGIKYDNISFKEYTDKYLHKINRDSAFEKFKINKRNNVDLYNVREKVRMLIAKEKVQVGCMHFKNNLKENEELLRSLLENGDYLELSERFEEYSILQSMNEVQKFKIFVPITDKNLATFLLNLLKQGKYYQINKYLNIRKLNESPLTKELITIENEVEFCRKLSIARYDNKDEELVQSIIDKYDGIFSDLLDIYRAKLWIKEINAKSSKDYKDINNLCNEILKKYPFDGETMAIQAKAKSELGQENESLELYKKSILNTRNGLIWQKVEDESGISRMEMERELIEEEN
- a CDS encoding GNAT family N-acetyltransferase; protein product: MIIECTNDNIKTVFNYIGEDYGKCLYIFIDLKKYGLDDDNFNVWIQYNNDKICAIISEYYNGIQIYSKFEDLIIEEIVKFIKQKDVKTLFSIKPIINKINEFLPNYKQETGIVGELKKLIFEPNVHAYSAPISELEEIVKLVSEDENIGKPYGYDSLFSQYYERKTSNFGRNFVLRDKINNEIICHAGTYAELPEFAVIGGVITSKQYRGKGFSKGTLSALCHQLKSENKRVFSYYYIPSATKMHTSVGFKKIEEWSKLSKID
- a CDS encoding universal stress protein — its product is MYKKILLPTDGSGYADQEIDRVTRLINEDGEIIILSVAPKLSTSAFQRRKDIEQLNKTFFEEAEDVVEKMKNKFPENYNIKTITKYGFPAETITNTAKEEGAELIVISASGKSGIHQFVIGSVAEKVLKLSEIDVLLVHNK